In the genome of Nocardia sp. NBC_00416, one region contains:
- a CDS encoding NADPH-dependent 2,4-dienoyl-CoA reductase: MSSTFPHLLSPLQLRHITLRNRVVMGSMHTGLEDRPWHTDRLAAFFAERARGGVGLIVTGGYAPNREALISPFSCSMLTEADAVRHRVITGAVHEAGAKIAMQILHTGRDSNTPNNVAPSVVASPFSAFEPRELSDAEVESTIDAHVHCARLAKSAGYDGIELIGGEGFLINQFLAPLTNKRTDRWGSTPADRRRFPVEIVARTRAALGDEFLIMFRMSLADFMEDGQTFEEIIALARELEAAGVDIINTDIGWHESRVPTIATSVPRAAFVGYTAKIKQQVSIPVCAANRINMPDVAEAILERGDADLVALARPMLADPEWVRKAAESRVDEINTCIACNQACLDHTFTGELVSCLLNPRAGRETLLQLLPTRQAKKVAVIGAGPAGLSAAIGAAERGHRVELFEAADRIGGQFDLARRIPGKEEFDESIRYFRRKLEVLGVSLRLNTEVTAGQLAEGDWDEVVVATGVRPRVPDIAGIDHPMVLSYPELIRGERTAGRRVAVIGAGGIGFDVGELLTVAGSSALDLAEWQREWGVTHDEQAPGQLTTRTWSPAVRDVTLLKRKPGPFGTTLGKTTGWIHRTALEARGVEQIAGVNYELIDDRGLHISFGPDHEGRRVLEVDTVVICAGQESVRELVDPLSDRGMRCHVIGGADEAKELDAKRAIEQGTQLAAEL, translated from the coding sequence ATGAGCTCCACGTTCCCGCATTTGCTGTCGCCGCTCCAGCTGCGGCATATCACACTGCGCAATCGCGTGGTGATGGGTTCGATGCACACCGGCCTCGAAGACCGGCCCTGGCATACCGACCGGCTGGCCGCCTTCTTCGCCGAACGCGCACGCGGCGGCGTAGGTCTCATCGTCACCGGTGGGTACGCACCCAATCGGGAAGCGCTGATCTCACCGTTCTCGTGCTCGATGCTCACCGAGGCCGATGCCGTGCGGCATCGCGTCATCACCGGCGCCGTCCACGAGGCGGGCGCGAAGATCGCGATGCAGATCCTGCACACGGGACGTGATTCGAACACCCCGAACAATGTCGCACCGTCGGTGGTCGCCTCGCCGTTCAGCGCCTTCGAACCGCGGGAATTATCCGACGCCGAGGTCGAATCGACCATCGATGCCCATGTGCACTGCGCCCGGCTGGCGAAATCGGCCGGGTACGACGGTATCGAGCTGATCGGCGGCGAGGGATTCCTCATCAATCAATTCCTCGCCCCCCTGACCAACAAACGCACTGACCGCTGGGGCAGCACGCCGGCCGATCGCCGCCGATTCCCGGTGGAGATCGTCGCCCGGACCCGCGCCGCGCTGGGTGACGAATTCCTGATCATGTTCCGCATGTCGCTGGCCGACTTCATGGAGGACGGACAGACCTTCGAGGAGATCATCGCCCTGGCTCGCGAGCTGGAAGCGGCGGGAGTGGATATCATCAACACCGATATCGGCTGGCACGAATCCCGGGTACCCACGATCGCCACTTCCGTGCCGCGGGCAGCTTTCGTCGGATACACCGCGAAGATCAAACAACAGGTGAGTATTCCGGTGTGCGCGGCGAATCGGATCAATATGCCCGACGTCGCCGAAGCGATCCTCGAGCGTGGTGACGCCGATCTCGTCGCGCTGGCGCGCCCGATGCTCGCCGACCCGGAGTGGGTGCGAAAAGCGGCCGAATCCCGGGTCGACGAGATCAACACCTGCATCGCCTGCAACCAGGCCTGCCTGGACCACACTTTCACCGGAGAGCTGGTGTCGTGCCTGCTGAATCCGCGCGCCGGCCGGGAGACCCTCCTCCAGCTGCTGCCCACCCGGCAGGCCAAGAAGGTCGCGGTGATCGGGGCCGGACCGGCCGGGTTGTCGGCCGCGATCGGCGCGGCCGAACGAGGGCACCGGGTGGAGCTGTTCGAGGCGGCGGACCGAATCGGCGGTCAGTTCGACCTGGCCCGGCGTATTCCCGGCAAAGAGGAGTTCGACGAGTCGATCCGGTACTTCCGGCGCAAACTGGAAGTCCTCGGTGTGTCGTTGCGATTGAACACCGAGGTCACGGCCGGACAACTCGCCGAAGGCGACTGGGACGAGGTGGTGGTGGCCACCGGGGTACGCCCCCGCGTCCCCGATATCGCCGGTATCGACCACCCGATGGTGCTCTCCTACCCGGAGCTGATCCGCGGCGAACGCACCGCCGGGCGACGGGTGGCCGTGATCGGCGCGGGCGGAATCGGATTCGACGTCGGCGAACTCCTCACCGTGGCGGGCAGCAGCGCGCTCGACCTGGCCGAATGGCAGCGGGAGTGGGGGGTCACCCACGACGAGCAGGCGCCGGGCCAGCTGACCACACGCACCTGGTCGCCGGCGGTTCGCGACGTGACGCTGCTGAAACGCAAACCCGGTCCGTTCGGAACCACGCTGGGCAAGACCACGGGCTGGATCCACCGCACCGCACTCGAGGCCAGGGGGGTCGAGCAGATCGCCGGGGTGAACTACGAGCTGATCGACGACCGGGGCCTGCACATCAGTTTCGGGCCCGATCACGAAGGCCGGCGCGTGCTCGAGGTCGACACTGTCGTGATCTGCGCCGGTCAGGAATCAGTACGCGAACTGGTGGATCCGCTCAGCGACCGTGGGATGCGGTGCCATGTCATCGGCGGCGCCGACGAAGCCAAGGAGCTGGACGCCAAACGGGCGATCGAACAAGGCACCCAACTGGCAGCCGAACTCTGA